taaaattttcacaacaattgagTAAATAAGTTTATACTGATTTTTATCTTAACTCATCACCGATATCACTTTTCTACCTATCACCAACAATCTATCACATCaatgagtttgaaattttttgtcaaatttttgtgtCCATAAACTTTCTCATGATCCCACTAACTATGGAATATTGCTTGTAGACATGAGATAACTCTCCATAATTCTAATGATATGAATTTCTTTATGATTATTGACATAATTTGTTAGTAATTAAAATGATGTTTCTACTATCAtaatttgcttcttcttttttattattaaataagttgtggaaaaaaaaaatgcctccATCATTAATCTTATGTTAGATGTTATGTGAGGAATGAGAATGACTGAACACAAAATGAACAACAACTAtcactttattttaaactaagAGAAGTATTATTTAGCTACAAAGATCATTAATAACTAActaactattatttttattttattttcggTAATTTAGGATTTCAATCAAGCAAACATCATTTTAGAATCTATCATAGCAATGACCCATCCTATCTATGTTCAAagttaaaaatacatatttctaaagaaaaaaaaggatacaAAATTCGATTGGTCCAAGTTTTAAGTGGCACAaattcatttcaaattttttgtgatttaacTGGCACCTTATgatgtttttaacaaaaatatcaactatccacgtaaaaaaataaaaaataaaaaagatcacAAAATCTTGTTATAGTTTGGTGCATGTCCACTTACCTCGTTAGTGCATCAGTACATATTTGCTTCCTTGAAGGCTGAAGCAGTGTTTCATCCTTGGATAAGGTATGTGATTCAAAAGTTTCCTGAAGTCAACAATCTCCGAAcatatatatcattattagTTTTGTAGAATAATATGAGTTGCTATCAATGGATTTAAATTGACCTTGACTGAATATATGaattcaagaaataaaaaaaatatgtcatTGGATCTTGAGTTGACAATGGACATGATGTTACTAAATCGGCCTTGAcattaaacaaaacaatacTCGTTTTTTCTAATTTGTCCTTAACCCAAAACAAAAGCAATGGCCAATTGCATTCAATcagaaaaacatatattttccaAACAATTGCCACTCAATAAGAAACTTAATTGGTGTGTTTTTTTCCTTGAGGAACAATGCATTTACCTTATGGTTTGATGAAGGAAGCAATTAGCTGAATAAGTCGTATTTGTTGCTTGTATGATGGGGACAGAGCAAAATAACCCTCCCTACAAGCTAAGAGTGCAGATATTCACATGACATATGCAATTGCGCAATGAAGAGAAAACATGCACAATCTTTCGTAAATTATGTCCATAGGTTATGTCATCATATCATTTCTCCAAGATGAAAACAGAAATTCATTACAGTTATTGTTTAATAATAATCAAGTGATATCTtccattaataataattattccaatttttattttgggatcGTGATGCAAACTTGCAtcacattaattaatttatattatataagatTGTACGTAACACACACGCATATATATGCGACAAAGGTATTataccattttttaaattattactaTAATTCAGGGTGTAAATTGAAATAGatttttaagggtttttggttttggttttgtacCTTAAATTAATggattaaatttgaaaaatccctTAAACTATAGGGCTTAGATTGAAACATTGAAATAAGTTTACTTTGAgataatatgatatattttggataaaatttaggtacagtacttaggtgctgTTCATTAGGTTCTCCTCTTTTATTTGAAGGTACTGCCCATTaggttctctttttattttttattttttatttttttatatacaatatagaaattctactttagtttaatctaagtgtGTGTGTATGATTGTACTATAGACATATACAACTATGGTACTATATACATATCTAGTTAGTCTTCTTCTTTCCTTGCCTTTGGCTTTCGGCTTTAGGACTAACTCAGTCTTCTTTAATAAGTAGGTATTCAATGAGTGACTCTTTCCATCTTTAGTTTAGGTTCATTACGGCAGTTGTGAGTTTCGTCTCTTTATTAGTTAATTCGGTATTGTTTATAAATTGCGCATATTAAGGGTAGTCCTTCCCCCAGGTGTGCCTAAAGTCTTATGATGATCCCTTAGCCCTAGGTTGGGTTAAACCATCAGTCTCGACTAAGAAATCCATGCTAGAGACTCCTCCTAGTAACCATCCCCAAAATCCAGAGAAGTGTTCTTGAAGACATGGCTGGCTCCAAGCTTACACCCTTCTTTGTTACCAAATCATGGATCTTCCAGAGAAGACCAAAGCGAGTGAAATTCCCTCCTAAAGACTTTAACCTCGACCCTTGTCCCCCACACCCCATAAGtatttatacttatggagtgatcaTCGCACTAAGGGTGCACGATGGTTAGGTTCTCCTATTAAAATTAAGTCATGTAGCTTTTTTCTCATAAGATGGAATTGCATTTTTAGTTAAGTACTGCCACATGACTAAATTTTACAAAGTAAACTTAAGGAACAACATCTAATTACTGTAGCAAAGTTTTACTCATGTTCTTTTCTtgacaaaaattatgaatattaCAGAATTTTGATCAAATGTACCAAAATTCTGAAAATAATATGGaattaactctaaaaaaaacaCCTAGTAGAACGGTAGAAcctaaacaacaaaacaaaaggatCTCAAAGCTCGAAATCATTATACGGTATAGGCCTAATTTCCTCTTTTGTGCactaatttttattcttttattcgATAATAGGTTTTTTTTGGGAGATATTTAGATAAatgtattttgtatcaaatgataTCACATCATTCATATTAGAACCCAATAAATGAGAGatatgtgtataaaaaataactattgAAAGAACACATGTATTTCATTTGTTAGTGATGTAATTATTTCTTACTGACATGTCACATACTTATTGAATTTGGATACCACCGACATAGTATCATTTTGATACCAAATCCATCCTCGGCTTGTTGGGAGGCTTCTTACTCAGCAGTTTCGGAAAACCTTTGTTGGACCTTTTGACACAAGGCCTGGCCTAAAGCCCAATTTGCCAAAGCCACACCAACCCAAAATCAAAGCCCACACATCTCATCTCAAGTCCTTCCCCCAAACCCAAACTCCAATGATTCacagttttttgtttatgtacTTCTGTTTTAGAAGAAGTTAGAAAAACACGGTTTTTATTTCTGCTAAATCCTTCGCTACCCGTCCCGCCATTATAACACCACATCACACCATCATCAACCTCAATAGTTCATTGattcaatgaaataaaaaaattctctctatATATTTTCAATGGACTCAATCCTCAACTCAGCTCTTGAAGAAATCTGTTCTCAGGGCCAAAACGGTGTCACTCTTCCAACCCTTTACACCAAGCTCAaccctctactctcttccttcaACCTTGATCTCTCACCAGGAGTGAAAAAGGCCATCTGGGTCAGGCTCTTAAGCGTCCCAACCCTCCAATTCCAGGCTCACAATGTCTCGTACTCTCCCTCTGACCCTTCAATTCAGTCTTTTGAAGATGCCCAGAAGCTGAATTTGAAGGTTTTTGCTAAAGAGCACTTGAGGGACAACTTTGTTGGGCTCTACAATGTCCAATCCGCCAATGCCAACATGTCTTCGCCACAAAGGCGTGCCCTTGAACGACTTGCTATTGCTAGGTATGGTTTGGTTtagctgtaaaaaaaaaaattttggtttttatgtGGTTAAATTTGTGGTTTTGTTGAATTTGTGATTGAGTGTGAAGTGGGTGTTTTTGAGTGTAGCTCAATTCAgatgatatgtgtgtgtgtttttcctttttctttagtAATGGAGTTATGGGGTGGAAATATAGTGTGGGTTCTGGTGACAATTTtgtgtgaaaattttaaatttttaggatgcaacttctaaaatttatatgaatTGGGTGTTTTTGAATGTAGCTCAATTAGATGGTGTGTCTGTGTGCTTTTCTAATAAATGGATACTTTTTTGATGTGTTAAAGGACTTTCGGGGAAGTTAGTTTTTGTGGTCTAGTTAAGCcataaagtttttgtttttatgtggttttattGAATATGTGCCTGAATGtgaagtgggttttttttttttagtgcaaCTCAATTAGATGGTGTGTCtgcgtgtgtgtgtttgttttataaTGAATGGGTAATTTTTTGATGTGTTAATGGTCTATGAGGAAGTTAGTTTTTGTGTAATGCTGTGCTTCTggtggcatttttttttaaagctgaaAATGCCAAAATTTCTTCCACAAAATAGCGCCTTTGGATTCTTTCAATCTTCATTTTATGATATATTTGAACTGGTTGAAGTAGGGCCAAAAGTCCGTGTGTGCCTGTGTTTCTCTCAAAAGTGGAAGCTTTGAAGCAATTGCAATTGACTTTGATGATTGTGTGTTTACAATGAAATGGCTATATTTTGCTGTGCTAATCAACTTAgttgatttttatatttgttttattaaaatgaGAGAACAATGTTGGTTAGTTACTTAGGTTGATGAATGATTATTAAACACATTGGGTACTTGCAGAACAAATGGGATTACACAAAATCAACTTGGCAAGGAATTTGGCATTGAAGGGAAGAACTTGTTTTATATAGTTAGGAACCTTGAATGTCAAGGACTGATTGTGAGGCAATCTGCGGTTGTAAGAACGAAAGAAGCTTCCAATGAAGGGGATCTGAAAAACAGTCCATGTGTGATCACCAATATAATGTACTTGTATCGCTATGCAAAACAATTGGGCTCCCAACAAAAAATTGAGATTACCAAGGAAGAACAGACCATAGAGAGTATAGGGAATGCAGATGAAAATGATActagtggtggtggtttttatggaaaatgtgTAAAAGAGGATGTACATGTGAGGGATTATGTACCAGCAATGAAAGCTGTATGTGATAAACTGGAAGCAGCTGCTGACAAGGTGAATTTTATTCACATGATTGATCTCTCCAATTACTTTATAGTTTCTATTGCATATGCTGATATTCTTTCATTCTATTCTTCTATTGAAGGTTCTTGTTGTATCAGATATAAAAAAGGATCTTGGTTATTGTGGTCCTTCAGGGCATAAAGATTGGAGAAGAGTAAATTTTAGCTAAACttttttatctattatttgGATAGCTATTTTTACTTGTTTGTTACCTGTGATTGTTTTGACCATATAGTTCCCTGCACAATGTGCTGCCAGATTTGCGACAAGTTGAAAGATGCAAATATTGTGGAGCAGTTTGATGCTAAAGTGAATGGGAAGGTAGGCTTAAAAAATCTCTCTGAATATCATATCTATACAATTGCTTGTTCAGATATTGTATTCCCTTGAATTTAAATTGCATTTTTCCCCTTTCAAACCTATCTCTACAATTAGTTTTTGCACCCTTTTctgaatataaattttttaatcttttttattttgctagggtttttattgttttgatgtGCAAAATCTGCCTTTTTCGCTCAGAGGAGTTTGGAATGTATACATTCTTAGGTTTGATCATGgtcattaagattttttttttggtcaggTCGAGGCTTGCCTGCGTTTGGTGAAAACATTTTCTCCAAAGCAGTTTGGACCAAATACTCATGGATGTGGAGATGATGATTTTGAGGAAGAACAGCAGGTGAAATTTGGAAAGCAACGTCAAATCACTGAGCAGCTTGTAGAGCTTCCCATTGAGCGTCAAATTTATGACATGATTGATGCAGCTGGATCAGAGGGCTTGACTGTGATGGAGGTGTGCTTATTAATTTATGTCTTCACATGTCTCATATTGATGTTGCTCCTATAGTTTattttactcttctttttgctAATATTTCCTCAAGGTTTTTTAACATTGCTACCCTTGAAGGGGTCGCACAATTGGCTGGGGACCAAGCTTCATGAAGCAGAGGTCAATAGTTTGAATTTCCTCTTCCCCCTCTTCTTGGGACCAGAACTTACATATcaaaaagactaaaaaaaagaagttatttaaCACTCCTCTGCATGTCTGCCACTCTGCCCCAATTACATTCGCCTCATGCTTTGGTTTAATCAATAAGTACCtcaagtttaaattttttttaatccaaccCTATGACATCTTAGGTCTTATAAGAAGAGAATATAATATTAGGACCTTGATATAGTATTTCACAAGTGTTCCAGCAAGTACATGGTACTTGTTTGCTAAAAGGTTTTAGAGAGGATACCTGAAATAAAGTGCTTATGCCATATTTGGTACGTGGAAACAGTTTCTTCTGTAGTGGTTACTGATATTGTAGGACTTTGTGACCTAGGCTTGGGGATCCAATGAATACAATTATACAACACGTAGACATTCACACAAATTTAACATGCATGCTTTAGCGGTGTTATGGGCCACACTCCTGTCAATTTAGTTATTCCGGTTTTTCCAGCAATGTGAAACTTAAATGCCTGTTTGCTAGTTACCAATAGAGCATGAGTTTGGTTGGATTTGCTGTAAAATAATCCTGTTGTGGTACATATACAATTATAGATATCCATTTCAATGGTGCTTTTTCTAGAGCTTGCTTTGTGTGATGTATCCCTTAAAATACATAAATGTTGCATTTCAACCACTAATTTTCTTGCATATTCATCTTTGCTAAAACAGGTCTGCAAGAGGCTTGGGATTGACAACAAAAAGAACTATAACCGACTAGTTAATATGTTCTCTAGATTTGGAATGAATCTGCAGGCagaaaaccataaaaaatgTATGATATATCGCGTTTGGACACCTGGGAATTTTGGTCCTGAATCTGCTAATGCATTTctgaaaaaatcaaaagatgttcttgatgaaaataaattctCCAATATACATGTTGGCAATTTAGATGCTTCTAAGGGATCAGCTCTAATCTGTTCAGAGCATGATCCATCAACTTCAGAAGGTGATGTTGCTAGTCCTGGAAAGATCATAAATCGACAAATTGATACTGAACTTTTTCATGGGTCACCGGGGGATGGTGATTCTAACCATATGCTCGTCTGTCCTAGCAACCCACTCTTTGAGCCAAGAGATACAGTTTCTGGTGCAGAACTTAATATAGACAACGCAGAGTTGGAAACAAATGTTGATTCATCAGAAACACCACCTCCTACTGCCTTGAAGCCACTTACTTCTGGATCATTTCAGAGGTATCCATGCCTGCCTTTGACTGCAGATAGCGCTCGAAGGGAGCAAAGAATACTTGAACGGTTACAGGTCTTTTTCACCATCCATTTCTGAATGTTTCCTTTCacagggggagggggaggggtgggattatttatttactattctgTAGTTCAATAACTATAACTAAGGTGCCAATCCTCTTGTTCAGGAGGAGAAATTCATTCTGAGAGGTGAGCTGTTTAAGTGGCTGGTGAGTCTTGAGAAGGACAAGTCCACAACGGCTGACAGGAAGACCATTGACCGAATTCTTAATAAACTTCAGCAGCAAGGGCATTGCAAATGCATGCTCATCAATTCTCCTGTTATCACAAATTTTGGTCGTAGCCGTATCACCCAGGTGGTTCTGCACCCATCTATTCAAAGTTTATCTCCTGAGCTACTTGCTGAAATTCATGATAGACATAGGTCTTTTGAAATGCAAAGTCGCGGCCAGGGTTCATCTCGGGTGAAAAATGATGAATCAGTTCCTGTATTGAAGGGTGTTCAGAGGATTCAGAACCATGTAGGTTCTGATGTCCGAGCTGTTAGATCAGAATCCATGCGTGCTAATGGATTTGTCTTGGCTAAAATGGTTCGCGCAAAGCTGCTGCATTGCTTTCTGTGGGATTACCTGTTTAGTGCAGCTGGTTCTAATGATGCTTTATCATCTGGAAAGCATGTCTATGAAATGAGTAGCTTGCAGACTAACAGCAAATTGTTTTCTCTAGAAGTGGCAATTAAGGCCATGCCAGTTGAGCTGTTCTTACAAGTTGTGGGGACCACTCAAAAGTTTGATGATATGATTGAGAAGTGTAAGAGGGGATTGCTTCTCTCTGATATTCCTGCTGAGGAGTACAAGCAACTAATGGATACTCATGCTACTGGAAGGATTTCATTGGTTATTGACATTTTACAACGGTTGAAGGTATAATTACTTGGTCATGTTTAAAATACTTTCTTCATGTTAGTGTTATCCATCCTTTCAAATATCTAATTAAACTGAACCACCATTGTATACTTAATATCTATTTAAAGTGAA
The sequence above is drawn from the Castanea sativa cultivar Marrone di Chiusa Pesio chromosome 5, ASM4071231v1 genome and encodes:
- the LOC142636279 gene encoding uncharacterized protein LOC142636279 isoform X2; the encoded protein is MDSILNSALEEICSQGQNGVTLPTLYTKLNPLLSSFNLDLSPGVKKAIWVRLLSVPTLQFQAHNVSYSPSDPSIQSFEDAQKLNLKVFAKEHLRDNFVGLYNVQSANANMSSPQRRALERLAIARTNGITQNQLGKEFGIEGKNLFYIVRNLECQGLIVRQSAVVRTKEASNEGDLKNSPCVITNIMYLYRYAKQLGSQQKIEITKEEQTIESIGNADENDTSGGGFYGKCVKEDVHVRDYVPAMKAVCDKLEAAADKVLVVSDIKKDLGYCGPSGHKDWRRICDKLKDANIVEQFDAKVNGKVEACLRLVKTFSPKQFGPNTHGCGDDDFEEEQQVKFGKQRQITEQLVELPIERQIYDMIDAAGSEGLTVMEVCKRLGIDNKKNYNRLVNMFSRFGMNLQAENHKKCMIYRVWTPGNFGPESANAFLKKSKDVLDENKFSNIHVGNLDASKGSALICSEHDPSTSEGDVASPGKIINRQIDTELFHGSPGDGDSNHMLVCPSNPLFEPRDTVSGAELNIDNAELETNVDSSETPPPTALKPLTSGSFQRYPCLPLTADSARREQRILERLQEEKFILRGELFKWLVSLEKDKSTTADRKTIDRILNKLQQQGHCKCMLINSPVITNFGRSRITQVVLHPSIQSLSPELLAEIHDRHRSFEMQSRGQGSSRVKNDESVPVLKGVQRIQNHVGSDVRAVRSESMRANGFVLAKMVRAKLLHCFLWDYLFSAAGSNDALSSGKHVYEMSSLQTNSKLFSLEVAIKAMPVELFLQVVGTTQKFDDMIEKCKRGLLLSDIPAEEYKQLMDTHATGRISLVIDILQRLKLIRMITDGHLKGVQVPHVTYTHAMELKPYIEEPLSKYATSLSFIDLDLRPRMRHDFILSSKATVNEYWQTLEYCYAAADPRSALLAFPGSAVHEVFLFRSWASVRVMTADQRAELLNRVVQDDISEKISYKDCEKIAKELNLTLEQVLRVYYDKRQQRLNRFQGKGDESQLVRRKRNSSSWRGERSPVARSTKRARVDTETGQLDKQRFDGLPDTVNQCMGEKDLLVTYPGEHNNHLQTIQEDDHLKSEEEPGQSEDEECYSFISQCAVSKMDPTRQRRFSWTDEADSIFLLGNW